The following proteins are co-located in the Paludibaculum fermentans genome:
- a CDS encoding capsule assembly Wzi family protein — MSVGTGRRRALWLRLALVIGVVLGPKQAMAQSGTEPPPASGSPAYIRPISALPKDLFLDQKKVITSPARLRKKDLAWLVPMAGATSFLFATDERNMRDRIHGGPLTQDRSSLFANAGTGVMLSIPAYLAWYGWRHSDEYATTTATVSTRALAASMIATEVVKLIARRQRPLDGDGSGAFLKGSGVNSSFPSMHSAMVWAVAPVVAERYPGWLTKVAVYGLASSVSLSRVAGQKHFPSDVLIGSSLGWLIGHYLAQGAEPKSQRMYLDPPSERRAADSTAAHGFVYVPMDSWVYPALDRLAGLGLIPSQIAGLRPWTRAECRRQLAEADEAMLDRDRDWRAASQAQPLLAALHREFDEADQAGGALVLDSVYVRNGGIAGPALTDGYHFGQTWVNDFGRPFGRGWNMNTGLTVRAESGRFFGYVRSEFQHAAAAAPVSLETRQLISKLDTIPLPPEREADDTNRYRVVEGYAGVRLANLELSVGKQALWWGPGTDGPLSFSTNAEPTKNAKISMLHPYRLPGFLGHLGEIRGEFVMGKLGGHAYTWRPWFNAQKVSFKLTDNLEMGFTRWSMLWGEGHPITFKSFVRNFTATSSEVAIGPTDPRDPGDRKAGFNFKYRIPGLRDWVTIYSDSYSDDDPSPLAAPRHAAISPGIHLTRIPGVPKLDLRVETSSTTPLAIDRGGQFIYYNGQYRSGNTNYGNLLGSSVGRDGRAIQAWSTYWFNARTKVEGSYRQRKISGQFLPGGGTQSDASMKGSVELPGHCYADVMLQYERFWLPVLGGPQRNLSGRVELRWEPRLRLFR; from the coding sequence TTGAGCGTAGGAACAGGGAGGCGGCGCGCCCTGTGGCTGCGGTTGGCGTTGGTGATCGGGGTGGTGCTGGGGCCTAAGCAGGCCATGGCACAGAGCGGCACGGAACCGCCCCCGGCGAGCGGGTCTCCGGCGTATATCCGGCCGATTTCGGCTTTGCCTAAGGACCTCTTCCTGGACCAGAAGAAGGTCATCACAAGTCCGGCGCGGCTTCGCAAAAAGGATCTGGCCTGGCTGGTTCCCATGGCGGGTGCAACCTCCTTTCTATTTGCTACTGACGAACGGAACATGCGGGATCGAATTCACGGAGGGCCGTTGACGCAGGATCGGAGCTCGCTGTTTGCGAACGCGGGCACGGGCGTGATGCTTTCGATTCCGGCGTATCTGGCGTGGTACGGGTGGCGGCACTCGGACGAGTACGCGACGACGACGGCGACCGTGAGTACACGGGCCCTGGCGGCCAGCATGATTGCGACCGAGGTGGTGAAGCTGATCGCGCGGAGGCAGAGGCCGTTGGACGGAGACGGGTCGGGCGCGTTCCTGAAAGGCTCGGGTGTGAACTCGTCGTTCCCGTCGATGCACTCAGCCATGGTTTGGGCCGTGGCTCCGGTGGTGGCGGAGCGGTATCCGGGGTGGCTGACGAAGGTGGCTGTTTACGGGCTGGCTAGCTCAGTGAGTCTCAGCCGGGTGGCCGGGCAGAAGCACTTCCCTTCGGATGTGCTGATCGGCAGTTCGCTGGGGTGGCTGATTGGGCATTACCTGGCGCAGGGCGCGGAGCCGAAATCACAGCGGATGTACCTGGATCCGCCGAGCGAGCGGAGGGCGGCGGATTCCACGGCGGCTCACGGGTTTGTGTATGTGCCGATGGACAGTTGGGTGTATCCGGCGTTGGACCGGTTGGCCGGGTTGGGTTTGATCCCTTCGCAGATTGCGGGACTGCGGCCCTGGACCCGTGCAGAGTGCCGGCGGCAACTGGCGGAGGCCGATGAGGCGATGCTCGACAGGGACCGCGACTGGCGCGCGGCGTCGCAAGCGCAGCCGCTGCTGGCGGCGCTGCACCGCGAGTTCGATGAAGCGGATCAGGCCGGAGGGGCGCTGGTGCTGGATTCGGTGTACGTGCGGAACGGCGGGATCGCGGGTCCGGCGCTGACGGATGGGTATCACTTCGGACAGACGTGGGTGAACGACTTCGGGCGTCCGTTTGGACGGGGCTGGAATATGAATACGGGTCTTACGGTGCGGGCGGAGTCGGGGCGGTTCTTCGGGTATGTGCGGAGCGAGTTCCAGCATGCCGCCGCGGCGGCGCCGGTCTCGCTGGAGACGCGGCAACTGATTTCGAAGTTGGACACGATCCCCCTGCCGCCGGAGCGAGAGGCGGATGACACCAACCGGTATCGAGTGGTGGAAGGGTATGCGGGTGTACGGCTGGCGAACCTGGAACTGTCGGTAGGCAAGCAGGCGCTGTGGTGGGGGCCGGGGACGGATGGGCCCCTCTCGTTCAGCACCAATGCGGAGCCGACGAAGAACGCGAAGATCTCGATGCTGCATCCGTACCGGCTGCCCGGGTTTCTGGGGCATCTGGGCGAGATCCGGGGCGAGTTCGTGATGGGGAAGCTGGGCGGGCACGCGTATACCTGGCGGCCGTGGTTCAACGCGCAGAAGGTGTCTTTCAAGCTGACGGACAACCTGGAGATGGGGTTCACGCGGTGGTCAATGCTCTGGGGGGAAGGGCACCCGATTACGTTCAAGAGCTTTGTGCGGAACTTCACGGCGACGTCGAGCGAGGTGGCGATTGGGCCGACGGATCCGCGCGATCCGGGCGACCGCAAGGCGGGTTTCAATTTCAAGTACCGGATTCCCGGGTTGCGCGACTGGGTGACGATCTATAGCGATTCGTACAGCGATGACGATCCGTCGCCGCTGGCGGCGCCGAGGCATGCCGCGATCAGTCCTGGGATCCACCTGACGAGGATTCCGGGTGTCCCGAAGCTGGATTTGCGGGTGGAGACGTCGTCGACGACTCCGTTGGCGATCGACCGGGGCGGGCAGTTCATTTACTACAACGGCCAATACCGGAGCGGGAACACGAACTACGGCAATCTGCTGGGCAGTTCGGTGGGCCGCGACGGGCGGGCGATTCAAGCGTGGTCGACGTACTGGTTTAACGCGCGGACGAAGGTGGAAGGCAGCTACCGGCAACGGAAGATCAGCGGGCAATTTCTGCCGGGTGGAGGGACGCAGAGCGATGCCTCGATGAAGGGGTCGGTGGAACTACCGGGGCACTGCTATGCGGATGTGATGTTGCAGTACGAGCGGTTCTGGCTGCCGGTGCTGGGCGGTCCGCAGCGAAACCTGAGCGGAAGGGTGGAGTTGCGGTGGGAGCCGCGGCTGCGGCTGTTCCGGTAA
- a CDS encoding SLBB domain-containing protein produces the protein MKLSLEAWRETVGYICKATVLVVAMTAGLRAQGIPNPGDLSRPAQEDNAQALAQKCAAPGSENLPECQAAKAALQRMKSQQDAASGQGPATRTERKDEKTPEDSRTEKKELKPEPASEFQRFVASSFGQTLPIFGMELFAGEASPITPIQQSPITMDYVIGPGDELVLRMWGQINQNLNVTVDRAGQIYVPQAGNINVAGMTYQQMQGHLREELSRVFRNFEFSVTLGQLRSIQVLVVGQARRPGNYTVNSLSTLLNAVFASGGPTALGSLRHIQLKRRGVLVTELDLYDLLLNGDQSKDARLLPGDVIYIPTAGPQVAIAGSVKHPAIYELRGETNAGDAIKLAGGLSSIAEGHRAVLERIKDRAARETTDLGLDSGGLSTPMRDGDLLRVQTVLPQFANAVTLRGHVASPGRFSWKPGMRLRDLIPNEASLITRDFWNQRNLQGYVAPEDAVAGEPKSEALKKRMETKLDVTAPSINWAYAVVERQNEKDLKPELLPFNLGKMLLERDESQNLELRPGDVVTIFSQDDIRVPVSQQNRTVRLEGEIRAAGVYSIRPGETLGQLIERAGGLMPEAYLFGSEFQRESTRKEQQRRLDELTRDLQREVEQTGTALLGGATTPQDTAALTTRMESERRMVDAFRATQATGRIVLRLDPAGSDVSKLMGLVLEGGDRFVVPPRPATVNVLGAVYNPNSFIHEGSLRVADYLRQAGGCTRNADKGRIFIIRADGSVVPKQGSSSPFTKAFDATRLNPGDSLVIPQQMFKTPFLRGLRDWSQVFGQLALGAAAINILR, from the coding sequence ATGAAGTTGTCCTTGGAAGCGTGGAGAGAGACGGTCGGCTACATATGCAAGGCGACGGTACTGGTGGTGGCGATGACGGCGGGCCTGCGGGCGCAGGGGATTCCGAATCCCGGCGACCTGTCGAGGCCGGCGCAGGAGGACAATGCGCAGGCGCTGGCGCAGAAGTGCGCGGCTCCGGGTAGTGAGAACCTGCCGGAGTGCCAGGCAGCCAAGGCGGCGCTGCAGAGGATGAAGTCGCAGCAGGATGCGGCCTCCGGGCAGGGGCCGGCGACGAGGACGGAGCGCAAGGACGAGAAGACTCCCGAAGATAGCAGGACCGAAAAGAAGGAACTGAAGCCGGAGCCGGCGAGCGAGTTCCAGCGATTTGTGGCGTCGTCGTTTGGGCAGACGCTGCCGATCTTCGGGATGGAACTGTTTGCTGGTGAGGCCAGTCCGATCACGCCGATCCAGCAGTCGCCGATCACGATGGATTACGTGATTGGGCCGGGTGATGAGCTGGTGCTGCGGATGTGGGGCCAGATCAACCAGAACCTGAATGTGACGGTGGACCGGGCTGGCCAGATCTACGTGCCGCAGGCGGGCAACATCAATGTCGCGGGCATGACGTACCAGCAGATGCAGGGGCACCTGCGCGAAGAGCTGTCGAGGGTGTTCCGGAACTTCGAGTTCAGCGTGACGCTGGGGCAGCTGAGGTCGATTCAGGTGCTGGTGGTGGGGCAGGCCCGGCGGCCGGGCAACTATACGGTGAACTCACTGAGCACGCTGTTGAATGCGGTGTTCGCATCGGGCGGGCCGACGGCGCTGGGTTCGCTGCGGCACATCCAGTTGAAGCGGCGCGGGGTGCTGGTGACGGAGCTGGATCTGTATGACCTGCTGCTGAACGGAGACCAGTCAAAGGACGCGCGGCTGCTGCCGGGGGATGTCATTTACATCCCGACTGCCGGGCCTCAAGTGGCGATCGCGGGCAGCGTGAAGCATCCGGCGATTTACGAATTAAGGGGCGAGACGAACGCGGGCGATGCCATCAAGCTGGCTGGCGGGTTGTCGTCGATCGCGGAAGGGCACCGGGCCGTGCTGGAGCGGATCAAGGATCGCGCGGCGCGGGAGACGACGGACCTGGGGCTCGATAGCGGCGGGCTGTCGACGCCGATGAGGGATGGCGACCTGCTGCGGGTCCAGACGGTGCTGCCGCAGTTCGCGAATGCGGTGACGCTGCGCGGGCATGTGGCGAGTCCGGGGCGGTTCTCGTGGAAGCCGGGGATGCGGCTGCGGGACCTGATTCCGAATGAGGCGTCGCTGATTACGAGGGATTTCTGGAACCAGCGAAATCTGCAGGGCTACGTTGCTCCGGAGGACGCGGTGGCGGGCGAGCCGAAGTCGGAGGCGCTGAAGAAGCGCATGGAGACGAAGCTGGACGTCACGGCTCCGTCGATCAACTGGGCCTATGCGGTGGTGGAGCGGCAGAACGAGAAGGATCTGAAGCCGGAACTGTTGCCGTTCAACCTGGGCAAGATGCTGCTGGAGCGGGACGAGAGCCAGAACCTGGAGCTGCGGCCGGGCGACGTGGTGACGATCTTTTCGCAGGATGACATCCGGGTGCCTGTGTCGCAGCAGAACCGGACGGTGCGGCTGGAGGGCGAGATCCGCGCGGCGGGTGTGTACAGCATCCGGCCGGGCGAGACGCTGGGCCAGTTGATTGAGCGGGCCGGCGGGCTGATGCCGGAGGCGTACTTGTTCGGTTCCGAATTCCAGCGGGAATCGACGCGTAAGGAGCAGCAGCGGAGGCTGGACGAGCTGACGCGCGACCTGCAGCGGGAGGTGGAGCAGACGGGTACGGCGCTGCTGGGCGGGGCGACAACTCCGCAGGATACGGCGGCGCTGACGACGCGGATGGAGAGCGAGCGGCGGATGGTGGATGCGTTCCGCGCGACACAGGCGACGGGGCGGATCGTGCTGAGGCTGGATCCGGCCGGCAGTGATGTGTCGAAGCTGATGGGGCTGGTGCTGGAAGGCGGGGACCGGTTTGTGGTGCCGCCGCGTCCGGCGACAGTGAATGTGCTGGGTGCGGTGTACAACCCGAATTCGTTCATCCACGAGGGCAGCCTGCGAGTGGCCGATTATCTGCGGCAGGCCGGCGGGTGCACGCGCAATGCGGACAAGGGCCGGATCTTCATCATCCGGGCGGATGGCAGTGTGGTGCCGAAGCAGGGGTCGAGCAGCCCGTTCACGAAGGCGTTCGACGCTACGCGGCTGAATCCGGGGGATTCGCTGGTGATCCCTCAACAGATGTTCAAGACGCCGTTTCTGCGCGGGCTGAGGGACTGGTCACAGGTCTTCGGCCAACTGGCGCTGGGCGCGGCGGCGATCAATATTTTGCGGTGA
- a CDS encoding sugar phosphate isomerase/epimerase family protein translates to MARFALASAPLATALAAKKINSKFGGVQIGAITYSFNRIASPDAEAIIKAYVEIGLGEAELMSNHCEALAGAPPMPNFFRPAPPRPPAGSPPAAAATKGPGPRPQLTPEQIAERKAAQEKLVAWRGTTTPATWKAVAKKFNDAGIDLALLCYNMQDSMKDDDIEFGFQMAKALGVKGITTSTTLTMAKRIAPFADKHKLLVGYHGHDATNDPNQTATLESYQTLMAYGKYNGVNLDIGHFTAAGYDAVAFIKEHHAKITNLHIKDRKKAHGPNVAVWGTGDTPMKEVLQLLKAEKYPIPANLELEYPIPEGSDIIAEAKKCLAYVKSCLA, encoded by the coding sequence ATGGCCAGGTTCGCACTCGCTTCCGCTCCGCTAGCCACGGCACTGGCCGCAAAGAAGATCAATTCCAAGTTCGGCGGCGTGCAAATCGGCGCTATCACGTACAGTTTCAATCGCATCGCCAGCCCCGACGCCGAAGCCATCATCAAGGCCTACGTCGAGATCGGCCTCGGCGAAGCCGAACTCATGTCGAATCATTGCGAAGCCCTGGCCGGCGCTCCGCCCATGCCCAACTTCTTCCGCCCGGCCCCGCCCCGTCCTCCCGCCGGCAGCCCGCCCGCCGCTGCAGCGACCAAAGGACCCGGACCCCGCCCCCAACTCACCCCCGAGCAGATCGCGGAACGCAAGGCAGCCCAGGAAAAGCTCGTCGCCTGGCGCGGCACCACCACCCCCGCCACCTGGAAGGCCGTCGCCAAGAAGTTCAACGATGCCGGCATCGACCTCGCCCTCCTCTGCTACAACATGCAGGACTCCATGAAGGACGATGACATCGAGTTCGGCTTCCAGATGGCCAAGGCCCTCGGCGTCAAAGGCATCACCACCAGCACCACCCTGACCATGGCCAAGCGCATCGCGCCCTTCGCCGACAAGCACAAGCTCCTGGTCGGCTACCACGGCCACGACGCCACCAACGACCCCAACCAGACCGCGACGCTCGAGAGCTATCAGACCCTGATGGCCTACGGTAAGTACAACGGCGTCAATCTCGACATCGGCCACTTCACCGCCGCCGGCTACGACGCCGTGGCGTTCATCAAGGAACACCACGCCAAAATCACCAACCTTCACATCAAGGACCGTAAAAAGGCCCACGGCCCCAATGTCGCGGTCTGGGGCACCGGCGACACGCCCATGAAGGAAGTCCTCCAGCTCCTCAAAGCGGAAAAGTATCCCATACCCGCCAATCTGGAATTGGAATACCCCATCCCCGAAGGCTCTGATATCATCGCGGAGGCCAAGAAGTGCCTCGCCTACGTCAAGAGTTGCCTGGCGTAG